The DNA segment GCCAAGGCCCTGGGCGGGTGTTCGTGAAGGACCGTGCATATTGGAAGACAGGCGTGTTCTGTTTCTGAGCCTTGAAAGGAGAACCGTACACAAGGAAGAGGACACAAGCTTATGAGGGACGTCCACGGGACAGCCGGCGTTCCCGGAGAGTTCTGGGGACCTTTCCAAAGCCCAAGGCTGTTGAGGCGGGAGTGTGGTGGGTGCGGTGGTGCACAGTCCCGGGGGTGGGTTCAGCCGTGATTGTGGGCTCTGCCCCCTTGGGCCCCCTCTGGCCGCCGCTGACCGCCCTCCGCCTCGGCCCCaggttcctgctggtcttctccTGCCTCGTGCTGTCGGTCTTCTCCACCATCAAGGAGTACGAGAAGAGCTCGGAGGGAGCGCTCTACATCTTGGTGAGTCCCTGGCGGGACGTGCAGCCGCGGAGGCGGTGGTTGGCGGTCTGTCCCCCAGCCCCTTGCTGCAGAGACTCTGACCCCCTAGGCCTGCTCCTGCATGAGCCTGGCCTCCCCCGCAGagacccctgccccctcccacccgtGGCCCCCGCTCTCCAGGCTCCAGTCTGGTGGACCGAGGCCCATCCAGCCGCCCCGACTGATGTTAGCGAGCGACCTTGCCGCGTCCACCGCCCCGATGGTCACAGTGCCGACACCTGCATCTCCCCTAACACCCAGtctgccctgctgcccctccccgtgTCCCTGCAGCGTCTgacagcccacccccaccccccaccccgttcccaTTTGCTCACTAGAGCCTGAGGGCCCAGGTGGCCCCCTCCCCGGGAAGTGTGGGGTGTTCCCCGGTGGACGTGGGCGCGGGGCGGGGGCTGAGAAGCTGACAGCATTGACAGGCAGGGGCGGGCACCATGGCAACCACAGTGCAGTGTCTTTGTTGCTGTTGGTGACGGAGGGGCTGCGGGAGGAGGCTGATCCCTGTCTGGAATGAACCTCAGAGGAGCCCCCGCCTCCCCTGCCTGCCCGCACTTTGGCCTCGGGTGCCACGGGCCTCAGGGAGGCCACACCTCTTGCAGTTATCTGGGATGCTTCCTCAGCTTTGCTTTCTGTGCCCCACCCACGCCAGCTCACACCGACGGGACCCCCCTCCACTAACACCGGCTCACACTGGACGGGACCCCCCAACTAACACCCGCTCACACTGGACAGGACCCCCCCCACTAACACCCGCTCACACTGGACAGGACCCCCCAACTAACAACCGCTCACACTGGACAGGACCCCCCCACTAACACCGTCTCACACTGGACGGGACCCCCCAACTAACACTGGCTCCCACTGGACAGGACCCCCCACTAACACCGGCTCACACTGGACGGGACCCCCCTCCACTAACACCCGCTCACACTGGACGGGACCGACCCCCCCCCACTAACCCCGGCTCACACTGGACGGGACCCCCCTCCACTAACACCCTCTCACACTGGATGGGACCGACCTCCCCCCCACTAGCACCGGCTTGGCCAGCCTGGTTCCAGCCCTGACCCCGGCTGGGGCGTGGCTCAGTGTGGCCTTCCCCGCAGGAAATCGTGACCATCGTGGTGTTTGGTGTGGAGTACTTTGTGCGGATCTGGGCGGCGGGCTGCTGCTGCCGGTACCGCGGCTGGAGGGGGCGGCTCAAGTTTGCCCGGAAGCCCTTCTGTGTGATAGgtgaggccggggtgggggggtgcaggctGCCAGCCTGGAGAGGGCCGTGGGTGCATGTTGGCCCGGGAGGCAGGCTGAGACTGCGGACTGGCTGCTTCTGGAAGTTTCCTCCGCCTGCCCTCTTGGCGTCCACGCCTGTGGTGAATGAGGCCTgagtggcaggaggaggggagaggtgtcgggacagctgctgcccagggcagggctgggcagggtggACAGTAGTGCCGTCCCCTTGCTGGCCCTTTGCATGTGCCTCCCGTCCATCTGTCCGTCACCCTAGGGGGGCCCCCTTGCCTGTAGCCAGAAACGAGGTGCAGGGGGTCCAGCCCCGCCTTGAGCCCCGCCGTCTCCCACAGACATCATGGTGCTCATTGCCTCCATCGCCGTGCTGGCTGCTGGCTCCCAGGGCAACGTCTTCGCCACATCGGCACTCCGGAGCCTGCGGTTCCTACAGATTCTGCGGATGATCCGCATGGACCGGCGTGGCGGCACGTGGAAGCTGCTGGGCTCCGTGGTCTATGCCCACAGCAAGGTGAGCAGCGCCGGGTCCCAGGCCCTACTGGATGGAGCCCTGGAGGTCAGGGCAGATAGGAGCCAGCCCGCCCCCTCTCTGGGCGTCTGCCCACGAGCCGCGCCGTCCTGGTCCGCTCTGTCCAGAGCAGCCGTTCCGCGACGCGCTCTGTGGTTGGTGGGTGCGTGGGGTCGGTACCTCCCAGACAGCAGCCTGCGGAGGCTGGAGCTCGAGCCGGCGGCCGTGAGGGGCCTGCAGCCCTGCGCGGGAGCCCCACCCTGTGTTCTCCTCCGTCCTTCCTGtctgagccctgagctgggggctTGGTTGGCAGGACAGGGCCGGTGTTGGCCCTCTAAAGTGCTGAGGTGCTGGCCCCCCAGGCTCCTCCAGGAGCCTCTTCCACATNTCCGAGGACAGAAATCATACGCACCCATTGTAGGACGTCGGGAAGATGCGGACAAACACAGGAAGAACGTTTGTCTCCCTGATTTATTTTCAAGCATCTGTGCCCATCTAGgcgttttttaagattttttttttttttttttatttatttgacagatagagacagccagcgagagaggggacacaagcagggggagtgggagaggaagaagcaggctcatagcagaagagcctgatgtggggctcgatcccagaacaccgggatcacgccctgagccaaaggcagacgcccaaccgctgtgccacccaggcgccccccatctagGCGTTTTTTAAACTAGATGGGATGCAGACTTCGGTCATTCTTTTCCGTGTTAACGACGTATCGTGGAATTTCCCCATGGACTGGATGCCCCTGTTTGGTGGGTGTTGGGCTTTGTCTCTGAGAAGAGCTCCCTGGGGGGGTGGTGACGAGGGTCCTGTGCCTGACTCCCCTCCCCTTGTGCCCTTGTGGCTTGAAGTTTGGGAGGAGACCGTGGCTGTGGGCTCTGGCCTGGAGAATGGACCCCAAGCACATGCCTGGTGGCCACCCAGTGGAGGGGGACCAGGACTGGCCCAGGAGGGGGCATGTTAAAAAGGGGTCCTGCCTGTGGGTGAGCCCTCTGTCGCTGGAGGCATGTGAGTGGGGTCCAAGAAACACTCACTAGGATGTTTTTAGGAGACCATATGCCAGAGCGATGAGCCCTGGGAGCCGGGGGGGGGCAGCCCGGGAGCCAGTTGGAGGGTCTTCGGGAAGAGTCTGGGGGAGGCTGACAAGGGGGGCAGCAGGCCTGGCTGTCCCATCAGCCTCAGGGGAGccctcctcaccctgctcccGCACTGGGCTTCCCTGGGATTGTGCCGACGGACTGTCCTTCCCCAGTCCTCTGCCGTTCCTTGAGGGGCATGGCCTTGTGTTTCGTGAGCTGCATCAGCCCCGTTGTGGGTTCACATGTGGCCAGGCTCCCCAGAGAGGGCCACGCCCCTCCTGGTCTCAGGACCCCCATGCTCTGCCTTTGGAAGCCCCCTGGGTCCCTCTAGGACACGGGCCTCCTGGCCACGGGCCCCTTCTTGACCCCCCGCTCCTGTCCTTTCCTGCGGCGTTTGAAGACAGTGTGGTATGCACCGTCAAGACTTGTCTGAGTGGGGCTGTGGGCCGCTCTCCAGCCGATTCAACCTCAGGAAGGCTGTCCTGGCCGTCGTGTGTCAGtgtgcctgccccacccctgtgTGGGAGTTCTGGCTGTGTAGTCAGGGGCCAGCTgagcagagcaggggaggagctgaCTGGACCCCTGCTTGGAGGGTCGCAGCAGAGTAGGGCTGGGCAGCCTGTCAGAAACCACGGGACAAGGAGGAGGATGCCCTGTGATGGATGTGCAAGCAGAAAAGAGCCTCAGGCAGTGAGAGCAATGTGTGCAAAGACCCTGGGGCTGGGAAGCTGGCCTGGGGAGGCTGAGAAATAGACAGGAGGGGAGTGAGGTGCCCTTCCTATGGTCTcagtggtgggggttgggggtccTTGTGAACTTGGGCCTTCTGATGGGTGAATGGCTAGGGAGGGATGCAGGACTCCTGACCTGCATGGCTCCCTGTCCTGAGAGAGCCCATGGCCAAGGCCTCAGAGGGACACTGACCATCCTGGGGCCACTGGCCTGTTGGGGGGCATCAAGGGGTCCCCTGAGAGCACCTTTCTGCCCTGGGTGTTAGGAGAGGAAGGGGCATTAGTGAGAAAAGCCCAGCTTTGGTGTGGTCCCGAGGGGCAGTTGTGGGAGGGGctggagcggggtgggggtggggtccaggcAGGCCAAGGCTGTTACTGGGGCCTCAAGTGCCGAGCCAGCGGTTGGACCTTCTGGGGCTTTCTGGGTTGTGGCTTGTCAGGCACGGGACatgtattgagcacttgctgtatGCAACGCACAGTCCCAAGGGTTCGCCCGTCACCTCCCTGCGGCCTTCTGCTCGGGAGGGCTCCCGAGAAGCTTCCGTCCTTGGATTAGCAGGCTCAGGTGGGAGCCGGGCTGGCCTGGGGGGGCTCTGGGGGGAGGCGACACCCACGGGGGAGCCTTGGGTGCAGACGAGGGATCTCGGGAGGatggcttcctcctccctccaaccCTGGCGTGATCTCACGGTGATTCTTCACGTGTGGTTTGTGCCTGGAGCGGCCGTCAGCAGTCCGGGCTCCGTCACTCCTGGAGATGGGAAGTGGCAGTGGGTCTGGGAGGCAGAACAGTTTATTAGGGGCGAAATTAGATTCCAGGTCCTAATGGATGAGGCGGGCAGGAGGCTCCCGGGGGCCCGGGGGCAAGTCTGGACTGGAGGGCCTGCTGTGGCCTCACGCTGGCTGATGCTCGCTCGTCCTGGGCCCCGCTGGGCTTCGGGGccacccagccccagggaggCACAGGCTTACTGTGTCGAGTGGCCACGGCGGCTGCTCCAGAGCCTTCACTCTCCCGCCTGTAAAATGGGTGAGAGCGTGTTCTGCCCTTAGTTGTCATGGGTCTGGCGCATAGTGGCCTTGCTGTGAATGctaacgggggggggggcttgatgTCAGAGACCCTTCCCCACCTTCCAGAGAGCAGCCggtcagggtgggggggcagtggcGTGCTGATGACTTTGTCCCATTGCTGCCACATTTGCtgttaaatgtttatttcatgaCACATGGGAATGAGATTAATAGCCCCGGCCGTCTCCTGAGTTAGTCTGGGGGCGGCGAAGGCATCCAGGGTGTGGGCCTGGCTGCAGGGGCTTTGTCCTGCTTCTGCTGCGGAACCCTCCCTGTGGACCCCGGGAGCGACGTGGCAGAGGCTCTGTCCTATTTTCCTGGAAGGTAAATATTCCGTGCTGTCAGATGGCGctagggagtgggagggggagacggtccctgggggtggggctgcccgCTCTCTcgagggcaggggcaggcagaacgcacgcgtgcacacacgtgtgcttCCCATGACCGGCAGGCGTGGCTACAGGCTGACCGCCGTGGGGGGCTTGTCCCGCTGACCTGTGCGTCTCCACCGCCCTCCGTCCCTCATCCCTCCCGTCAGCTTCTGTctgctctgggccctgccctgCGTGGCATCCCATACATCAGAATCCCCGCACTcaggcccctgccctgcctctctgCTCCGAGCTCAGGCTGTGGCTCAGGTCCCTTCTGACGTCTGGCTGAGGTCTCTCCTGCTGCTGGGTGAACACAGTCCGCTCGCTGTGGGCCCTGGGCGGTGCTGGCACCCGGGCTGGGTGCACGTCAGACGAGGGGGTTGTCCTGGGCAGTGCGCCCTCTCCAGGTGGCCCATTTCCTCACTGTTCAGGTGAGCACGAGCCGAGGTCTTCTCACCACCCCTACCTCGTGCCCCCCATCCTGGCCCCTGGAATCTGGGGCTGGGCACTGGCTGCTTGAGATCCTTGTCTCCTTGGCAACCGCTGCTTGGAATTCACTGTGATAAGCATTCTCGGCTGCAGCTGCTGCGGGAGAACCACCCTGTCCTGCCACGTGGGATGCCTCCCTTTCCCTGCAGCCTGGACGGGTCCCAGGCCGCAGGGTGTGAGAAGGCCCTGCAGAGAGCAGGCTCGGATGAGCCTTGCCGCTAAGGGAGGGGGCTCCCGGACTCCGGGGCGGGTAGAGCCGCTCACCTGTCCCTATGGGGAGGAGGCAGACCAGCCATTCTGGGCCCGCAGAGCGAAGATTTCTATCTGAATGTCTCCTCACCAGCCGCGTGGGTCCTCCGGCACCTGGACGGGTCAGCACTCTGAGCACATGGTGTGCTGTGAGGGGACCTCGGGAGTGCTGGTGGCggtccctgcccacctctcccccacctctcctgagGACCAGGAGTGGGACGAAGGGTCCCTTCCTGCCACAGCCgccagaagcagagacagagggaaaggcctgcaggagagaaggcaggacaCGGCCACTTTCAGATCCCTGAGTGTCGGCAGGAAGCTCCCGGTCTGCCCAGGGCCCCCACGGGCCTCAGTGATTCTCCCCTGTTGCTCTGCAGGAGGGTGGCTCCTGTGTCCCAGctagcccctcccccaggctccccaggctgGACCCCGCTCAGGTGTCTGCATCACCGAGGACACTGTGCTCGGGCCCCCTACCGGcttcttgagcctcagtttccccatgtctAAGATGGGCGTGAGTGTGGATGGCGctgggggggtggcgggggcccCCAGTCCCTGAGGCGCCCGTGGATAGGAAGGTGCCCGGAAATAAGTGTGTCCTGTGTTGTTCAGCTACGTGCGGCTGGTGGGCGGTGGGGGAAGGAATTGCCGTTCGGTTCGGAGTTGTCCTCTCTGGATCAGGGGACCTAGTCCTGGGCCTGGAGCCATGGCTTGGGAGGGAGgtgccctctctccctggggGTCTGCTTGTCTTTGCTGCGGCCTCCCGCTGcctgcttcccccctcctcctcatgGGTGGGCAAGGCCCAGCTCTTCCCGAGTGCACACCCCCTGCCCGCCTGCTGTCTGTGGCCATCTGTCCCTAACCCTCAAAAACAGGGGGCGGCTGCTGGGAGTTGGCTCTGCTCACCTGGCCGAGCGGGAACGTTCCCAGTGTCTGGCTTCGGGCTTTTCTTCTCCAAGTTGCTGGCGTGACTCTGGAACCTCCCATCACGGGCTGCTGGGAAGGGCTGCCCATCCACAGAGCGCGGCCAGGCCATTCCGGAATGTTCCAAGATGCCGGTCAGAGCCGCCCACGGGAAGCAGGGCTGACAGGGCCTGGTCGCCTTGGGACTTGGGCTTTCTCGTTTTCACTTCAGGGCAACGTTTTCTTGCAGCGTGAGTCTGAGTGTGGAGTCCGACCTCCCCCATGCGGGGGACAGCGGCATCAGGCTTCCCCTGCCCCATTCTCTCGTCTGGTCAGACTTGCCCTCTGCCCAGTTCCGGAACACGCCGTCTTCCCTGTCTCTGGGCCACCCCATGtgctcttcccttttcccctcttggCCCCACGCACTCTTCACCTTCGTGgacacctcctcagagaagcctgaCAGATTTCAcgtctgccctgggctccccGCCTCTCTGCACTGAACCAGGCTGGGTTGGGTGCCCTTCCTGTCGTGGGTGATACGTCCAGCCCCTGCCATCACCCAGGCCTCCAGGGTTCTGACCCAGAGCCCTGGAATCTCTGCCTCCTCCATCCCCGGCAGATCCACACTGCGTGGGTGTGACTTCCCCACGGACTGAGCTGGGAGAAAATACCACCAGGCAGAgttacaaatacatacataaagcACATGGGCTATCTGGACTTTTTTTTCCAGGGCTCAGTTAATTGAATAAATTGTCTAACGAAAGGAAATTAATTGTGGTTTTGAAATGTGACTGCTTCCTCGCTGCTGCCTTGTCTGCACCGGCTTCGTCCTCTTTATGTCAGTACCGCTGTGCGGGAGCTGGGCGTATGCcagggcccccctccccagccgcACGCCCAGGGAAGGtcttcggggcacctggggcaGGGCTGCCGGAGGTGCCCCAGGACCCGGCCGAGGCTCAGAGCTCCTGGTGCCACCCAGCTCGAGCACCAGCAGGACGCCAGCGGACAGGGTAGGGCCGGGCCCGTGTTAGCACCGGGGCGGCTGGGCTCCGGTACGACCATGCAGCAGTGTGGGCTCACGACGGTCTCCGGCCTCCTCCTGCCACTGGACAGCCTGGTGGTCTCGACTCCTGGGGCATCCAGGGTGGCGAGAACacccaggaggggagaggtgtgCTGGCCCCTGTCTAGCTCCCCACACCACGTGCTTGGTGCCCCCTAGGAGCCCTGAACCCGGCCCTTGGCCTCGGGCACTCTGCTCCCTCAGGCCCCAGCCTCACACTGTCCCCTTTGGCCAGACACCCTGGCTGCTGTGTCGGACGGGGTCTTGGCGTCTGTGCTGGCTGCACAGTGCCTCTCAGCTCCCCTTGTCGGGAACTGATGGGCCTTCTGTGCACCCGTCCTGTGCAGCCAGAACCCAGATCTGGCGGCCAAGGCCCTGGGCGGGTGTTCGTGAAGGACCGTGCATATTGGAAGACAGGCGTGTTCTGTTTCTGAGCCTTGAAAGGAGAACCGTACACAAGGAAGAGGACACAAGCTTATGAGGGACGTCCACGGGACAGCCGGCGTTCCCGGAGAGTTCTGGGGGACCTTTCCAAAGCCCAAGGCTGTTGAGGCGGGAGTGTGGTGGGTGCGGTGGTGCACAGTCCCGGGGGTGGGTTCAGCCGTGATTGTGGGCTCTGCCCCCTTGGGCCCCCTCTGGCCGCCGCTGACCGCCCTCCGCCTCGGCCCCaggttcctgctggtcttctccTGCCTCGTGCTGTCGGTCTTCTCCACCATCAAGGAGTACGAGAAGAGCTCGGAGGGAGCGCTCTACATCTTGGTGAGTCCCTGGCGGGACGTGCAGCCGCGGAGGCGGTGGTTGGCGGTCTGTCCCCCAGCCCCTTGCTGCAGAGACTCTGACCCCCTAGGCCTGCTCCTGCATGAGCCTGGCCTCCCCCGCAGagacccctgccccctcccacccgtGGCCCCCGCTCTCCAGGCTCCAGTCTGGTGGACCGAGGCCCATCCAGCCGCCCCGACTGATGTTAGCGAG comes from the Ailuropoda melanoleuca isolate Jingjing chromosome 13, ASM200744v2, whole genome shotgun sequence genome and includes:
- the LOC117795738 gene encoding potassium voltage-gated channel subfamily KQT member 2-like — its product is MVQKSRNGGVYPGPSGEKKLKVGFVGLDPGAPDSTRDGALLIAGSEAPKRGSILSKPRAGGAGAGKPPKRNAFYRKLQNFLYNVLERPRGWAFIYHAYVFLLVFSCLVLSVFSTIKEYEKSSEGALYILEIVTIVVFGVEYFVRIWAAGCCCRYRGWRGRLKFARKPFCVIDIMVLIASIAVLAAGSQGNVFATSALRSLRFLQILRMIRMDRRGGTWKLLGSVVYAHSKVSSAGSQALLDGALEVRADRSQPAPSLGVCPRAAPSWSALSRAAVPRRALWLVGAWGRYLPDSSLRRLELEPAAVRGLQPCAGAPPCVLLRPSCLSPELGAWFLLVFSCLVLSVFSTIKEYEKSSEGALYILRPLPPPTRGPRSPGSSLVDRGPSSRPD